AGGTATCAGAGAAGCTGGTGCGGGGACTCCTCCGAGAGGCTCTGGGCTATACTGTCGAGAGCGTGATTTCCTACTATCGCGGCATCTTCGGTTTCATGGTCGAAGCCCCTCTGCTATGGATCCGTCACTCACGATTCCCGATCCTCTTTGTTGCCTATGATGGGAGCCGTGCTGATATTCTCACCGATGTGGTCAAACAACTTGAAATGGCCAGGGCTACTGAGTTTTTTGCCCTGCTAATAGTCGTTCCAACCGAGCACGGCACCGGCAACGAAGCTGAAGAACTACGCCTAGCAGTCAATGATTCTGTTTTTCGCCACGATTTCGTCGTTTTGGACCACCAGCATTTGGCCAGCATCATTGCGTACAACAACGCACGCCGTCTTGTCGAGATAATCATCGAACAGGGTGTGGAGCTAAGCACTTTGTCGCCTTATGTCGTGCGCGGCCCCGTCCCAGCCAATATGTTCTTTGGCCGTGAACAAGAGATCAAAGAGATTTCGCAAGCAGTTGCTCAAGTGAACTACGCCCTTGTTGGAGGGCGGCGTATTGGCAAGAGTTCAATTCTGCAGAGCCTGGACCGCTTGATGACGCGCGATCCACGCTTCAGTTCCTTCTACTTGAATTGCGAAGATGCCTATGACTATGAAGGTTTTTATGGCATCTTGAACCTGCGGTTTGGCGATCGTTTTACCGATAGAACTCCGCAAACCGTACGCCATTTGCTGGGTCTTCTCAGGACTGAAACGGAGGCGAAGCATCTTATCTTTCTGTTGGATGAGGTAGACGCATTACTTGATTTCGATGCTCTTGCCAATCCTGCTGGCCAACTGTTCAGAACGTTTCGCGCGCTAGCCCATGAGCGCGCGTGCAGTTTTGTTTTTTCCGGTAGCAAGACTCTCTACCATCATCTTCACGATGCGCGTTCACCCTTCTTCAACTTCTGCAGCGATCTGACACTTGGGCCGCTGGCAGAGAAGAGCGTTGCCGAGATCGTCAGCAAGCCAATGCACCAGCTCGGGATTAAGCTCACTAATGAGGACGCCCTCATTGGCCAAATTATCGACCTGACATCCTGCCACCCCAGCCTCGTGCAGTGGCTGTGTGCACGCTTGGTGCGCGGGGCCGAACGCCGGGTCGTTGGCCAGGATGAATTGGACTTGGTGGCGTCTTCTGACGAGTTCTATCACTACTTCATAGAGACTGCGTGGGGCGATGCAACGCCGTTGGAGAAGCTGGTCAGTGTGGTGTTGAATCAGCCCGAGTTCTCCGCCGAGGAACTGTTCACTGCCGCAGCGCAGTATGGTCTTCGCAATCGTGTCGTTCTGCGCGAGGCGTTGGATATGTTGCGACTCTATTCCCTGATCGAAGCCCATCAAGGACGTTTTCGCTATGTCCTAAAACATTACCCGACTATTGTCCGGTTGGCAGAGGATGTGCCATCGCTGATTGAGTTCTGGCTGAGCCAGGTGGAGGCATAAATGTTTCAGACAGAGGGTCCACTTCATCCATCCAGCCCGCTGTTTGTAGGCCGAGCGGCTGAGATTCAAAAACTGCTGGACTGGGTCGAGCGAGCCGACTGTGTGGGAGCCGTTTCCGGCGCCCGGCAGACCGGGAAAACGAGTCTGCTCCTGCAACTGCAGCAACGAAGCCAGAACAAATACGGTTTTGTATTCATCGATCTGGAAGCGATCTACAGGGCAGACACGAAATTATGCTATAGTTTTATTTGTCGCGAAGTAAGAGAGCAATTGTCCACATATCTTCATTCTTATCACAGTATAGAGCAAGTGTGCGATAGTTCGTCATTTTTACGTTTTATTACTGAAATAGCAAATGATATGTCAATTATGCGAGTTGCCATAGTATTGGATGAAATAGGGGCATTACCAAATGATACAT
The genomic region above belongs to Caldilineales bacterium and contains:
- a CDS encoding ATP-binding protein; this translates as MDDKERFIEVSEKLVRGLLREALGYTVESVISYYRGIFGFMVEAPLLWIRHSRFPILFVAYDGSRADILTDVVKQLEMARATEFFALLIVVPTEHGTGNEAEELRLAVNDSVFRHDFVVLDHQHLASIIAYNNARRLVEIIIEQGVELSTLSPYVVRGPVPANMFFGREQEIKEISQAVAQVNYALVGGRRIGKSSILQSLDRLMTRDPRFSSFYLNCEDAYDYEGFYGILNLRFGDRFTDRTPQTVRHLLGLLRTETEAKHLIFLLDEVDALLDFDALANPAGQLFRTFRALAHERACSFVFSGSKTLYHHLHDARSPFFNFCSDLTLGPLAEKSVAEIVSKPMHQLGIKLTNEDALIGQIIDLTSCHPSLVQWLCARLVRGAERRVVGQDELDLVASSDEFYHYFIETAWGDATPLEKLVSVVLNQPEFSAEELFTAAAQYGLRNRVVLREALDMLRLYSLIEAHQGRFRYVLKHYPTIVRLAEDVPSLIEFWLSQVEA